From Alteromonas sp. RKMC-009, one genomic window encodes:
- a CDS encoding GNAT family N-acetyltransferase produces MNRFKISTNFEDLDINLVYSFISNSYWAKNIPFEVFERSLKNSLVFGAYGSNDEQAGFARVITDKATFAYLSDVFVLENYRGLGTSKLLMEAICQHGDLQGLRRFMLATSDAHGLYAKFGFESVANPEILMQVWQPSVYEQTCK; encoded by the coding sequence TTGAACAGATTTAAAATTTCTACGAACTTTGAAGACCTTGATATTAATCTCGTATATTCATTTATCTCCAATTCATATTGGGCTAAAAATATTCCATTTGAGGTTTTTGAAAGGTCTCTCAAAAATTCACTCGTGTTTGGTGCTTATGGCAGTAATGATGAACAAGCAGGTTTTGCCCGTGTTATTACTGATAAAGCCACATTTGCATATTTGAGCGACGTTTTCGTGCTTGAAAACTATCGTGGGCTTGGCACCAGTAAACTGCTTATGGAAGCAATATGTCAACACGGGGACCTTCAGGGTTTACGGCGCTTTATGCTGGCAACCAGCGATGCGCATGGCTTGTACGCAAAATTTGGCTTTGAGTCAGTTGCCAATCCGGAAATTTTGATGCAGGTATGGCAACCCTCTGTCTACGAACAGACATGTAAATAA
- a CDS encoding GFA family protein — protein sequence MTKYYGSCLCGTVKFEVQGDFDCFYLCHCQYCQKDTGSAHAANLFSSSAKLVWLSGPDVVTTFTLPGTRHSKSFCMRCGSALPNTQIADLLVVPAGCLDTDISILPTAHIFISGKAAWNKTLEDVPKFGGLPE from the coding sequence ATGACTAAGTATTATGGTTCTTGTTTGTGCGGCACCGTAAAATTCGAGGTGCAAGGGGATTTTGATTGCTTTTATTTGTGTCACTGCCAGTATTGCCAAAAAGACACGGGCTCTGCTCATGCGGCAAATCTTTTCTCAAGCTCAGCTAAATTAGTCTGGCTGTCCGGTCCGGATGTGGTCACTACCTTTACGCTGCCGGGCACTCGTCACAGCAAAAGCTTTTGTATGCGGTGTGGCTCGGCATTACCTAACACTCAGATAGCAGACTTACTTGTTGTTCCGGCAGGGTGTCTGGATACTGATATATCTATATTACCAACTGCACACATCTTCATATCCGGCAAAGCTGCGTGGAATAAGACGTTAGAAGACGTACCAAAGTTCGGTGGCCTGCCAGAGTGA
- a CDS encoding acyl-CoA thioester hydrolase/BAAT C-terminal domain-containing protein — MKFKRSVLLLFLSCCFHALASGTDVQKLNIEENGFVGHYYEPSVSSAGSARQPVIVLGGSEGGIPSRLADVIAADGFPVLAVAYFKEESLPDELEKIPLEYFEKAKKWLLHKHPENENLTVAGWSKGAELSLLLASKDATFNRVIAIAPSAVVWAGILNNWQKTPGSSWTSGQKELDYVQFNPTGAVSGLLDLYSQSLANRQDGGKASIKAEEILGSVYLFSGGKDEIWPSVSMAKSICERMRQNESSSCTHFSYPELDHLLDYKMLDASEELNRVFLDSVSVPPDLEKINLSILLRLDSTEDFVPIFEDAALDIKRDD; from the coding sequence GTGAAATTTAAAAGAAGCGTGTTGTTACTTTTTTTGTCATGTTGTTTTCATGCTCTCGCATCAGGGACTGACGTTCAAAAACTCAACATTGAAGAAAATGGCTTTGTCGGACACTACTATGAGCCTTCAGTCAGTTCTGCCGGTTCAGCCAGACAGCCTGTTATTGTGTTGGGTGGCTCAGAAGGCGGTATTCCTTCCAGACTTGCAGACGTTATAGCCGCTGATGGGTTTCCTGTTCTGGCTGTTGCTTATTTTAAGGAAGAATCACTGCCTGATGAACTGGAAAAAATACCGTTAGAGTATTTTGAGAAAGCTAAAAAATGGCTCCTTCATAAGCATCCTGAAAACGAGAACCTGACCGTGGCCGGATGGTCGAAAGGGGCTGAATTATCGCTGTTGCTGGCTTCAAAAGATGCCACATTTAACCGTGTTATCGCGATTGCACCAAGTGCGGTAGTTTGGGCTGGTATTCTGAATAACTGGCAAAAAACACCCGGTTCAAGCTGGACCTCCGGGCAAAAGGAGCTGGATTACGTCCAATTTAATCCGACGGGGGCCGTCAGTGGTTTACTCGATCTTTATTCCCAGTCATTAGCCAACAGACAAGATGGTGGTAAAGCGTCAATCAAAGCAGAAGAAATACTAGGAAGCGTGTATTTGTTTTCCGGTGGAAAAGATGAAATCTGGCCATCTGTTTCAATGGCTAAAAGTATTTGTGAAAGGATGAGGCAAAATGAATCATCCTCGTGTACACACTTTTCTTATCCGGAACTGGATCATTTGTTGGACTATAAAATGCTGGACGCTTCTGAAGAACTGAATCGTGTGTTTTTAGATAGTGTCAGTGTTCCGCCAGATCTTGAGAAAATTAACTTATCGATACTTCTGAGACTGGACAGTACTGAAGATTTCGTACCCATTTTTGAGGATGCTGCCCTCGACATCAAGCGTGACGATTAA
- a CDS encoding energy transducer TonB — protein MKYRNIFLALQFLLPAAGVAAANYASVELTHIEPIKTEATWLRDKQFMPRYPIEMAMEGLAGCGIFKVSVDKNGTTNSITLVSSVPEKGIAGPATGVIKEWNWTLANGKSPAGEEKLIRLDFCMGGSSQDESVSKCQQQASMLCE, from the coding sequence ATGAAATACAGAAATATATTTTTAGCACTGCAGTTCTTGCTACCCGCCGCCGGGGTGGCCGCGGCCAATTATGCGTCAGTGGAATTAACGCACATTGAACCAATAAAGACGGAGGCCACCTGGCTGAGGGATAAGCAATTTATGCCTCGTTATCCCATTGAAATGGCAATGGAAGGGCTTGCCGGCTGCGGAATATTTAAAGTCAGTGTTGATAAAAACGGTACAACTAACAGTATCACGCTTGTCAGTTCAGTACCCGAGAAAGGTATTGCCGGGCCGGCAACCGGAGTTATAAAAGAGTGGAACTGGACCCTGGCAAACGGTAAGTCGCCGGCTGGTGAAGAAAAGTTGATAAGGCTGGATTTCTGCATGGGAGGAAGCTCTCAGGACGAATCTGTTTCAAAGTGCCAGCAGCAGGCATCCATGTTGTGTGAATAA
- a CDS encoding Vat family streptogramin A O-acetyltransferase, with protein sequence MNGPNPDNKAPMAGFPQVGYLKNFITSENIIVGDYTYYDDPDGPERFESNVLYHFPFIGDKLIIGKFCAIAKDVKFIMNGANHKISGFSTYPFQIFGNGWERVMPGDGELPYKGDTEIGNDVWIGYEALVMPGVKIGNGAVIASKSVVTADVPAYSVVGGNPAKVIKYRFEESIIETLESVAWWNWSAEKITANLEAIVGADIHALRTAGGL encoded by the coding sequence ATGAACGGCCCCAATCCTGACAACAAAGCGCCCATGGCGGGGTTCCCGCAAGTGGGATATTTGAAGAACTTTATTACTTCTGAAAATATTATTGTAGGCGATTATACCTACTATGATGACCCGGACGGTCCTGAGCGCTTTGAGAGTAATGTGCTTTACCATTTTCCCTTTATTGGCGATAAGCTGATTATCGGAAAATTTTGTGCCATTGCCAAAGACGTGAAATTCATTATGAACGGAGCCAATCATAAAATTTCAGGCTTCTCTACGTATCCGTTTCAAATTTTTGGAAACGGATGGGAGAGAGTGATGCCAGGCGATGGAGAGCTACCCTATAAGGGGGACACTGAAATTGGCAATGACGTATGGATTGGTTACGAGGCTTTGGTAATGCCCGGGGTAAAAATAGGTAACGGGGCAGTCATTGCCAGCAAATCCGTTGTCACTGCAGATGTGCCTGCTTACAGCGTGGTGGGGGGCAATCCTGCGAAAGTCATTAAATACCGTTTTGAGGAAAGTATTATCGAAACATTGGAGTCTGTTGCCTGGTGGAACTGGAGTGCAGAGAAAATCACCGCCAATCTGGAAGCGATAGTGGGGGCGGACATTCATGCACTCCGCACAGCCGGCGGTTTATAA
- a CDS encoding NRAMP family divalent metal transporter translates to MATAAIGGSHLVASTQAGANYGWQLALLVLAVNILKYPFFRAGVSYTISTGETLQHGYLQMGKGYLITALLLNVISSVVNAAALLMFAASLLGYFVPFTTSIPVLSGIVLAAILFILIAGHYSALDKVSKVIMVTLVIATLGATFMAWQNGTVAPDDFVSPSPWTMAAVGFLVVTMGWMPAPIEISGITSLWLKKQKQEQSVTPQSALFDFNLGYFTTMLLALVFLALGALVLHGADNTLASGGIGFSKQLVDLYAGTIGEWARWLIAVVAFLCIFGSALTVYDGYSRAVAEAAMLLKGQKDTPESIFIVVLSAVAVISFAIVLFFKSALLAMLGFAMTLAFMTTPMFALLNHKLVKQAALNDDVKASPLVTLLSYGGLIYLFGFLALFIAWKWFL, encoded by the coding sequence ATGGCAACCGCTGCCATAGGTGGCAGCCACCTCGTTGCATCCACACAGGCCGGTGCAAATTACGGCTGGCAACTAGCACTGCTGGTGCTGGCAGTCAACATACTCAAATATCCTTTTTTCAGGGCCGGGGTCAGCTATACCATCAGTACCGGTGAAACCCTGCAACATGGCTACCTGCAAATGGGCAAAGGCTATCTGATCACCGCCCTGTTACTGAATGTCATTTCATCGGTTGTGAATGCCGCTGCTCTGCTGATGTTTGCAGCCAGCCTGCTCGGCTACTTTGTACCCTTTACAACCAGTATTCCTGTGTTAAGTGGTATTGTTCTGGCTGCCATATTGTTCATATTGATTGCCGGACATTATTCAGCCTTAGACAAAGTTTCCAAAGTCATTATGGTGACACTGGTGATAGCCACGCTGGGTGCCACCTTTATGGCCTGGCAAAATGGTACTGTGGCGCCTGATGATTTTGTTTCCCCTTCGCCCTGGACAATGGCAGCAGTCGGATTTCTGGTAGTGACCATGGGATGGATGCCTGCCCCTATAGAGATCTCCGGTATCACATCGCTGTGGCTTAAAAAACAAAAGCAGGAGCAATCAGTCACCCCGCAGTCTGCGCTGTTCGATTTTAATCTGGGCTATTTTACTACTATGTTACTGGCGCTGGTGTTTCTGGCACTGGGTGCCCTGGTGTTACACGGCGCTGACAACACGCTGGCCTCTGGAGGTATTGGCTTTTCAAAGCAACTGGTGGATTTATATGCCGGTACTATCGGTGAGTGGGCCCGCTGGTTAATAGCCGTAGTGGCATTTTTGTGTATTTTCGGCTCCGCCCTTACGGTATACGACGGCTATTCGCGGGCTGTAGCAGAGGCCGCCATGCTGCTTAAAGGGCAAAAAGATACGCCGGAAAGTATCTTTATTGTCGTGCTGAGTGCTGTTGCTGTAATCAGTTTTGCTATTGTGTTGTTCTTTAAATCTGCCCTGCTCGCCATGCTTGGATTTGCTATGACACTGGCCTTCATGACCACGCCGATGTTTGCTCTGTTAAACCATAAACTGGTAAAACAGGCTGCACTAAATGACGACGTAAAAGCCAGCCCGCTGGTAACGCTGTTAAGTTATGGTGGTCTGATTTATCTGTTCGGGTTCCTGGCGTTGTTCATTGCATGGAAATGGTTTTTATAA
- a CDS encoding PepSY-associated TM helix domain-containing protein: protein MARVSNRFLFQLHGWFSLPVWVLFSFVCLTGTVAVMSHEFAWLTNENIRAVNPDNRPAQPVAESVTTVKKTFPDADVTGVSVRESYMAHEVMFTATGKPFAIAYVNPYSGAIQEVNDGVTFIGFMRTLHGWLYFPWHGSYSLGYYLVSLMSVVMLGALITGLLVFKKFWQAYRNPKIRSHQGPRTLTADLHKLAGVWSIWFMVIMSATGLWYLIQSVMWHADIEVDPWPAQLDAQSLPVSSQNTPTMPVSLAQAITKAENTFDNFQTSYIMMPEHNRDTYKLYGGGNNPFYDGASFQLAVNPWNGEITQTITPQNMDALQTIMHIADPLHFGTIGGIWTKLLWFVFGLILSGMSVSGFIMWYLRLAKARTASRKATAARLQEA from the coding sequence ATGGCGCGTGTGTCTAATCGCTTTCTCTTTCAACTCCACGGCTGGTTTTCACTCCCCGTTTGGGTGTTATTCAGTTTTGTATGCCTGACAGGTACTGTGGCGGTCATGAGCCATGAATTTGCCTGGCTGACAAACGAAAATATCCGTGCAGTAAACCCTGATAACCGACCGGCACAACCTGTTGCAGAGTCTGTCACCACCGTCAAAAAGACCTTTCCGGATGCAGATGTTACCGGCGTCAGCGTACGGGAAAGCTACATGGCTCACGAAGTCATGTTTACCGCTACAGGCAAACCCTTTGCCATTGCATATGTTAATCCTTACAGCGGTGCTATCCAGGAAGTAAACGATGGTGTCACCTTTATCGGTTTCATGCGTACGTTGCACGGATGGCTGTATTTCCCGTGGCATGGCAGTTACAGTCTTGGCTACTATCTGGTTTCTTTAATGTCTGTGGTCATGCTCGGGGCGTTGATAACCGGATTACTCGTCTTCAAGAAATTCTGGCAGGCATACCGTAACCCCAAAATTCGCAGCCATCAGGGACCGCGTACACTGACCGCAGACTTACACAAACTTGCCGGAGTATGGTCCATCTGGTTCATGGTGATCATGAGCGCAACTGGACTTTGGTATCTTATTCAGTCTGTCATGTGGCATGCAGATATTGAAGTGGATCCCTGGCCGGCGCAGCTTGACGCACAATCGCTTCCGGTATCCTCTCAGAATACGCCAACAATGCCGGTATCTCTGGCTCAGGCCATTACAAAGGCAGAGAATACCTTCGACAATTTTCAGACCAGTTATATCATGATGCCGGAACATAACCGCGACACCTACAAATTGTACGGGGGCGGCAATAACCCCTTTTACGATGGTGCCAGTTTCCAACTGGCAGTTAACCCGTGGAACGGCGAGATCACACAAACCATTACCCCGCAAAATATGGATGCCCTGCAAACCATTATGCACATCGCTGACCCGTTGCATTTCGGGACTATCGGCGGAATATGGACAAAACTGCTGTGGTTTGTTTTCGGTCTAATCCTCTCCGGTATGTCTGTTTCGGGTTTCATTATGTGGTATTTACGTCTGGCAAAAGCACGAACAGCCAGCCGGAAAGCAACAGCTGCACGTTTACAGGAGGCTTAA